Part of the Natrinema caseinilyticum genome is shown below.
ATCTCCTCGGTACAGCCGCTCGTGAACGCTGCCGGGTAGAACGCCAGAACCAGCGGTCCATCATCGATCGCATCGGAAAGCGTGAACGATTCGACGTCGTTGTACGCGTCACCCCCCGCCTTCGGAGCGGTGAAATCAGGAGCGATATCGCCCGTTTCGACCATATCAGTAGGCTCGGTTCCACCGACAAATACGTTTGCTAGACGCCAAGCCCGCGTACCCACGGCCGTTCCGCAGCGACGACGTTAGCGGCTCCGCAGCGAGTGTTCCCCATCGGAATAGACGGCATTTCCGTTCTCGGTTTTCGTGATCGTGCCGACGGTTACCAGGCCTCTCGAAGCACCGATTCGATGTCCTCGGCGCTCGGGTCCAGTCCCGTCGGCGTCCGAGCCATCGGCGGATCGTCGACGATAAACTCGGCTATCGCCGGGAGATCCTCCTCCCGTGTCGCGGATAGATCCCGAAGCCGCGTCGGCACGTCGAACGCATCGCGCATGGTTACGATCGCATCGATGACCGATTCACCAACCTCCGCATCGGTACCGGCGGACGTGTCGATCCCCAATGCGGTTGCCATCAGGGCGCGACTCGCGTCCACCTCCGCGAACAAGTACCGGAGAACGTGTGGAACGACGATCGCGTGTATCGCTCCCTGTTGGACCGGGTATCGCCGGGCGAAGCCGTGTCCGAACGCGTGGACGATCGAAACCTTCCGATCGATTTGAACCAGTAACGAACCGACCACCGCCCGGTCCATCTGGCTCACGTCGGAATTCCCCCCCTCGCCGGCCACCTGTGGGAGCGCGTCGCTCAGGAGGCGGAGACCGTGAATTCCTACTCCGTCGCTGACGGGGTTCGCATCTCGAGCGTACAGCGTCTCGATCCCTTTATCGAAGCCGTTCATCGCCGAACCACCCAGGGCGGTCGGCGGCGTCGTCTCGAAGAGGGACGGATCGGCGAAATCGGCGATCGGCATCTCCGATCCGCTGACCCGGATCGGCTGGTTCGTCGGCGAGTCGTCGGCCGAAAAAATCGTAATCGATCCGCTATCGGAAACGTCTGCCCCGGCGAACGTCGTCGGAATGACGATCACTGGTCGCCTTTGGGTGTTCGACTCGGGCGTCGCAACGCTTCCGTCGCGTGCCTCCTCACGGAGGTCCGTCAGCGATCGACCGTCCGACGCGATGACGCTCGTCTGGCGGGCAACGTCGAGGCTGCTTCCGCCTCCGACCCCGACGAGAACGTCCGCGTCCGTCTCCCGCATCGAATCGATCGCATCGAAGACGGTTTCGGCCCGTTTCTCCCCCGTCGTCCTATCGAAGACGCCGACGAGTCGATCGCCGAGGCCGTCTCGAATCGGCTCCATCAGGTCGTCGTTTGCCCCGACGTTCGAACCACAGACGAGAAGGGTTCGTTCGAGACCGTGACCATCCAGGTACTCGCTCAATCGAGCGGCGCACCCGCGTCCGTAGACGATATCGCACCCTCGATACTCGTACTCGAAATGTTCAGCTATTGGAAACATCGTCCATCGGTTGTCCCGCGGCCGCAATGAAGATAAAGGGTTCCGCCACTCTTCGACCTCCAGGTTTACCGAACGCTGCGACGGAGTCACAGGAGCTATCCCGAAATCACACCCGGCCCGTACCGACTGGCCAGAATAGTGACTCGGCGTTCTGCCGACGGCTCCGATCGCTCGGGAGACGAATACGCTTTCGTCCGAACGGGACCGATTCAGTGAGTCGACCGTGACTCGAGAACGACTCCCGCGAGAGAAGCGCTTCTCCCGTCGATTTTCGTTCAGAGAATCGTGGGCAAATTCCGGGAGACCTTCGCGGATACGATCGCTGCCGTCGAGGGAATTGTGACCGGCACTGGCGATCGGCGGAAACATCTCACATCTTATACCGAGCCATATTCCTATCAGTAGAAAAACGAGTGAAAGACCGGCTCCGCCATACCCTAAACCTTTACACTATCTTCTCTCTCACTACCGCTATGAAGGTTAACGAGGCAGTTATCGACTGCCTGACTGATAACGGTGTCGACACGTTGTTCGGTATCCCGGGCAAGCAATCGCTACCGCTCAACGAATCGATCAGCGAACGCGACGACATCCGGTTCGTGATGGCTCGCCACGAGACTGCGGTTTCGCACCAGGCCTGGGGCTACGCCGAAACCAGCGGCGGTATAGCCGCCACGGTCGTCATTCCGGGGCCCGGCGATATGAACGCGATGAACGGCCTGAAGAACGCACTGAACGATTGTACGCCGCTCCTGCACATCGCAGTGGAAACCGAACCGGAGATACGCGGCGGCGACGGCATTCACGAAACGCCGCCCGACACGTACGATAACGTCGTCAAGGAGAACATCACCGTCGAAACACCCGAGAGCACCGTCGCCGAACTCGAGCGGGCGTTCGACACCGCACAGACGGCACCGAAGGGCCCAGTCAGGGTCGGCATTCCGAAGAACTTCCTCAAGATGGACGTCGCCCTCGCGGAACGGGGCGAGATCGACCGACAGACGTTCAGCGGCGTTCCGGAGGCGAAAGTGACCGCGGCGGCGGACCTCCTCGCGAACGCGTCGAACCCGATCGTCATCGCCGGCGGTGGCGTCCGCGCATCCGACGCGAGCGACGAACTGAAAACCGTCGCCGAACGTCTCGAGGCCCCGGTCGTCCTCACGTACAAAGGGAAGGCCGTCTTCCCGGACGAGCACGAACTCATGGGCGGCGTCCTCTGTGGCGGCACCGGCACGGCCGTGAAAGACCTCATCGCCGACTCCGATGCCGCACTCGGTGTCGGCACCGACTTCGACGCCGTTACGATGCACAACTGGTCGTTCGACGTGCCCGACGACCTCGTCCACGTAACGCTCGGCGCCGACGACATCGGCACCGGATACGAACCGGCGATCGGGATCGTCGCCGACGCCGGCCGGACGCTCGAGGCGCTCGACGGCGCGCTGGCGGAACGCTCGATCGCCGGTGGAGACGGACGCGAACGGGCCGCCGAGACCCGGAGCGCTGTTGACGCTCGACTCGAGGAACTGCGAGCGGTTTCGGAGGCGCCGTTGACTTCGGTGAAGGCGCTCGACGCTATCAGAGCGGGAATCCCACGCGACGCGGCAATCTCCGTCGACGCGGGTGGGTTCCGCCTCTGGACGCTCCTCACGTTCCCGGCCTACGAACCCCGGGACTACGTCAACCCGGGTTCGTGGGCGACGATGGGAACGGGAGTCCCCGCGGCTATCGGTGCGAAACTGGCTAACCCGGACCAGGACGTCGTGGCGCTCACCGGCGACGGCGGGCTGATGATGTGCATCCACGAACTGCACACGCTGGCCGACGAGGATATCGACGTGACCGTCGTCGTCCTCAACAACAGTGATTACGCGATCATCAGCGAAGAGGCCGGGCGGAGCTACCGGATGGACGAAGGCGAGTACGGGTGGGACGAAACGCCGGTATCGTACACGGCCGTCGCCGAAGGACTCGGTCTGGACGTCGAGCGGGCCGAAACGCCGGACGAGGTCGAAGCCACGGTCTCCGAGGCGATCGCGAGCGAGGGCCCGACGCTGGTCGAGATTCCCACCGATCCCTACGAGCCGCAGTCGAGCGTCTGGATGAATCGATAAGAACCGACCGGAAACCGCCCGCGAGCCGCAGAGTTCGCCCTCTCGTTCCGGTTTCTCGCCGTCAAAACGGGACTTGCTGCTGACTCGAGTCGGACTCGGCAGCCGGAACTCACTCCTACTTCTGGCTCGAGACCGACTCTTCGTACGTCTCGCGTATCTGTTCGCCGGTTTCGATGA
Proteins encoded:
- a CDS encoding iron-containing alcohol dehydrogenase family protein encodes the protein MFPIAEHFEYEYRGCDIVYGRGCAARLSEYLDGHGLERTLLVCGSNVGANDDLMEPIRDGLGDRLVGVFDRTTGEKRAETVFDAIDSMRETDADVLVGVGGGSSLDVARQTSVIASDGRSLTDLREEARDGSVATPESNTQRRPVIVIPTTFAGADVSDSGSITIFSADDSPTNQPIRVSGSEMPIADFADPSLFETTPPTALGGSAMNGFDKGIETLYARDANPVSDGVGIHGLRLLSDALPQVAGEGGNSDVSQMDRAVVGSLLVQIDRKVSIVHAFGHGFARRYPVQQGAIHAIVVPHVLRYLFAEVDASRALMATALGIDTSAGTDAEVGESVIDAIVTMRDAFDVPTRLRDLSATREEDLPAIAEFIVDDPPMARTPTGLDPSAEDIESVLREAW
- a CDS encoding thiamine pyrophosphate-binding protein: MKVNEAVIDCLTDNGVDTLFGIPGKQSLPLNESISERDDIRFVMARHETAVSHQAWGYAETSGGIAATVVIPGPGDMNAMNGLKNALNDCTPLLHIAVETEPEIRGGDGIHETPPDTYDNVVKENITVETPESTVAELERAFDTAQTAPKGPVRVGIPKNFLKMDVALAERGEIDRQTFSGVPEAKVTAAADLLANASNPIVIAGGGVRASDASDELKTVAERLEAPVVLTYKGKAVFPDEHELMGGVLCGGTGTAVKDLIADSDAALGVGTDFDAVTMHNWSFDVPDDLVHVTLGADDIGTGYEPAIGIVADAGRTLEALDGALAERSIAGGDGRERAAETRSAVDARLEELRAVSEAPLTSVKALDAIRAGIPRDAAISVDAGGFRLWTLLTFPAYEPRDYVNPGSWATMGTGVPAAIGAKLANPDQDVVALTGDGGLMMCIHELHTLADEDIDVTVVVLNNSDYAIISEEAGRSYRMDEGEYGWDETPVSYTAVAEGLGLDVERAETPDEVEATVSEAIASEGPTLVEIPTDPYEPQSSVWMNR